One stretch of bacterium DNA includes these proteins:
- a CDS encoding class I SAM-dependent methyltransferase gives MEPAKPRWTDPDAYEAFMGRWSEHLAKPFLAFADVAPGGRVLDVACGTGVLTKALAEAGAHVIGMDASEGYLEGARRHRSHPNATYELGDIRQMRFDDGSFDAAVSTLALDVLPEIEQVVAEMKRVTRPGGVVASGVHQFFGGMPAFDLVIHTGAVLDAGFAGLRSTRAGRQLFWPNGQAGLWRKMGLTNVTEVPVVVDCEYPSFADYWATFTGGQGIVSGHLMALSDDVRGAIQRHVRAGYLAGLPDGPRSFPMMFRMVRGLVPG, from the coding sequence ATGGAACCCGCGAAACCACGCTGGACCGATCCGGACGCGTATGAGGCTTTCATGGGGCGCTGGAGTGAACACCTCGCGAAGCCCTTCCTCGCCTTCGCCGATGTCGCTCCGGGTGGACGCGTGCTCGATGTGGCCTGCGGGACCGGTGTCTTGACGAAAGCTCTGGCCGAGGCCGGCGCGCATGTGATCGGCATGGATGCCTCGGAGGGATATCTGGAAGGGGCCCGCCGTCATCGGTCCCACCCCAACGCCACCTATGAACTCGGCGATATCCGCCAGATGAGGTTCGACGACGGTTCATTCGACGCGGCCGTTTCCACGCTCGCCCTGGACGTTCTCCCGGAGATTGAACAGGTGGTCGCCGAGATGAAGCGAGTGACCCGTCCAGGCGGCGTGGTCGCGTCCGGCGTTCATCAGTTTTTTGGCGGCATGCCCGCCTTCGACCTCGTTATTCACACCGGTGCCGTGCTTGACGCTGGCTTCGCCGGGCTGAGGTCCACACGGGCGGGGCGCCAGCTCTTTTGGCCAAACGGCCAGGCCGGGTTGTGGCGGAAGATGGGCCTAACCAACGTGACCGAGGTCCCAGTTGTCGTGGATTGCGAGTACCCGTCCTTCGCGGATTATTGGGCTACGTTCACCGGCGGCCAGGGCATTGTGTCGGGCCATTTGATGGCGCTCTCGGACGACGTGCGAGGCGCGATTCAGCGCCATGTTCGTGCCGGATATCTGGCCGGGTTGCCGGATGGGCCTAGGTCGTTCCCCATGATGTTCCGCATGGTGCGCGGCCTGGTCCCCGGCTGA
- a CDS encoding M20/M25/M40 family metallo-hydrolase, giving the protein MELGERILGAVDARRDELIRRCRRLLQIPSIDRESSPPGDTTEVHRFARGDLDAPGVEQSDVIVREGLPNLIATVSGADRGPHVVLNGHFDTYPPGDLSRWTHDPFGGELVDGRIYGRGAIDMKGGDAALMTAFLVMAEHRREWPGRITLTLVSDEETGAKFGSEHLAAHCPEVQGDMVLSAEPSGAGLVRFGEKGASRLTFTARGLSGHSPVPSMGRNANHLLMDFLTDMRSLAGPYGGTPPWLHDMASKIGPTFDAMFGSGAGRYIVETTVNVGVLRGGEKDSLIPYHAEAWVDIRMPFGFTHAAVMDEVRARLGRHPHIECEIRHWRDPNFTDPAHPLVRTMVDSVAAVRGAPVELSCSLGGTDCRFWRRRGTPCVVYGPTPHNIAAPDEYVEVADLVTVAKAHALTMVKLLT; this is encoded by the coding sequence ATGGAGTTGGGCGAGCGGATCCTGGGAGCAGTCGACGCGCGGCGCGACGAGCTCATTCGCCGCTGCCGGCGGCTGCTCCAAATTCCCAGCATTGACCGGGAGAGCAGCCCGCCAGGCGACACGACCGAGGTGCACCGGTTCGCGCGTGGCGATCTCGACGCGCCTGGCGTGGAGCAGTCGGACGTCATCGTGCGCGAGGGCCTCCCGAATTTGATCGCGACCGTCTCGGGCGCGGACCGCGGGCCGCATGTCGTGCTGAACGGCCACTTCGATACGTACCCTCCGGGCGACCTCAGCCGCTGGACACACGACCCCTTCGGCGGCGAACTCGTCGACGGCCGCATCTACGGCCGCGGCGCGATCGACATGAAAGGCGGCGACGCCGCGCTGATGACCGCATTTCTCGTCATGGCGGAGCACCGCCGGGAATGGCCTGGCCGGATCACGCTGACGCTCGTCTCGGACGAGGAGACCGGCGCCAAGTTTGGGTCCGAACATCTGGCGGCGCACTGTCCCGAAGTGCAGGGCGATATGGTTCTGAGCGCCGAGCCGAGCGGAGCCGGCCTCGTCCGGTTCGGCGAGAAGGGCGCGAGCCGGCTGACCTTCACGGCACGCGGGCTCTCGGGGCACAGCCCCGTGCCGAGCATGGGCCGCAACGCCAATCATCTGCTGATGGATTTCCTGACTGACATGCGGAGCCTCGCCGGCCCGTACGGCGGCACGCCGCCGTGGCTGCACGACATGGCCTCAAAGATCGGCCCAACGTTTGACGCGATGTTCGGATCCGGCGCAGGGCGCTATATCGTCGAGACTACGGTCAACGTCGGAGTGCTGCGCGGGGGCGAAAAGGACAGTCTGATCCCGTATCATGCCGAAGCCTGGGTCGATATCCGCATGCCGTTCGGGTTTACGCACGCCGCGGTGATGGACGAAGTCCGCGCACGGCTCGGGCGGCATCCCCATATCGAGTGCGAGATCCGCCACTGGCGGGATCCCAACTTCACCGATCCCGCGCATCCCCTGGTGCGGACCATGGTGGATAGCGTCGCGGCGGTGCGCGGCGCGCCGGTGGAATTGAGTTGTTCGCTGGGCGGGACGGACTGCCGGTTCTGGCGGAGACGAGGCACGCCGTGCGTCGTGTACGGGCCGACGCCGCATAATATCGCGGCGCCGGACGAGTACGTCGAGGTCGCGGATCTCGTCACGGTCGCCAAGGCGCATGCGCTGACGATGGTGAAGCTGCTCACATGA
- the argH gene encoding argininosuccinate lyase, whose translation MKQDLFLEEARLGPRSDVLIEYDEKPRLVQFRERFRAYALVDLAHAVMMVEEGMLTRERGAKLLRGLLQILDLGPDDFPWEPRSGSYLVQIERYLEQQFGHDIAGRLQTGRSRNDQEAAADRVYLRDALLGTVADLIALERALLSLAAQHTGTIMPAYTHLQHAQPGTFAHYLLREASIFERDLQRLEGTFGRTNLSALGGAALVGTSWPVNRRRTADLLGHDGLVVNASDAGVFARDVLEENVAALALLMSNLGRLATDLYVWSSWEFSFVEVADGLAGTSSIMPQKKNPHALERVKALAGQAVGWLASMMGAQRGVLSTDLDATFGDDVVAEALRASRAGLRLLTETARTLRVRADVMAERAGVFWSTASNLADELVRRFDLPFRTAHHVVGRFVKYSTEAHQGPGDASAELFRRAAREMAGRDIELGAADLRRILDPRAFLETRVTEGSANPRHAADHIRLLNEATDSHAAWHAQQTDKITAAIAALERTVRALSA comes from the coding sequence GTGAAGCAAGATCTCTTTCTCGAAGAAGCCCGGCTCGGCCCGCGCAGCGACGTCTTGATCGAATACGACGAGAAGCCGCGGCTCGTGCAGTTTCGCGAACGGTTCCGGGCGTACGCGCTGGTCGATCTCGCCCACGCCGTGATGATGGTCGAGGAAGGGATGCTGACCCGCGAGCGCGGCGCCAAGTTGCTCCGAGGCCTGCTGCAGATCCTGGATCTCGGTCCGGACGACTTTCCGTGGGAGCCGCGGTCGGGGTCGTACCTCGTGCAGATCGAGCGCTACCTCGAGCAGCAGTTCGGTCACGACATCGCGGGACGGCTCCAGACCGGCCGCAGCCGCAACGACCAGGAGGCTGCCGCGGACCGCGTTTACCTGCGCGACGCTCTGCTCGGCACCGTCGCCGACCTCATCGCGCTGGAGCGCGCGCTGCTCTCGCTGGCAGCGCAGCACACGGGGACGATCATGCCGGCCTACACGCACCTCCAGCACGCGCAGCCCGGCACGTTCGCCCACTATCTGCTTCGCGAAGCGAGCATCTTCGAGCGCGACCTCCAGCGTCTGGAGGGCACGTTCGGGCGTACGAATCTGAGCGCGCTCGGCGGCGCTGCGCTGGTCGGAACGTCGTGGCCCGTGAACCGCCGCCGCACCGCCGATCTGCTCGGGCATGATGGTCTCGTCGTGAACGCGTCGGACGCAGGCGTCTTTGCGCGGGACGTGCTCGAAGAAAACGTCGCCGCGCTCGCGCTGCTCATGAGCAACCTCGGCCGCCTCGCGACCGATCTCTACGTCTGGTCGTCGTGGGAATTCTCGTTCGTCGAGGTGGCCGACGGCCTTGCCGGCACGAGCAGCATCATGCCGCAGAAGAAGAATCCGCACGCGCTCGAACGGGTGAAGGCCCTCGCGGGACAAGCGGTGGGGTGGTTGGCGTCGATGATGGGCGCGCAGCGCGGCGTGCTCTCGACCGATCTGGATGCGACGTTCGGTGACGATGTGGTGGCGGAGGCGCTGCGCGCGTCCCGCGCCGGGCTCCGGCTGCTGACCGAGACCGCGCGGACGCTGCGGGTGCGCGCGGACGTGATGGCCGAGCGGGCCGGCGTCTTCTGGAGCACAGCCAGCAATTTGGCCGACGAGCTGGTCCGCCGGTTCGATCTGCCGTTCCGGACCGCGCATCATGTGGTGGGGCGTTTCGTGAAGTACTCGACCGAGGCCCATCAGGGGCCGGGCGACGCCTCCGCCGAGTTGTTCCGCCGCGCCGCGCGTGAGATGGCGGGGCGGGATATCGAACTCGGGGCCGCGGATCTCCGCCGCATCCTGGATCCGCGGGCGTTTCTCGAAACGCGGGTCACCGAGGGCAGCGCCAACCCGCGTCACGCCGCGGACCACATCCGGCTGCTGAACGAGGCGACCGATAGCCACGCCGCCTGGCACGCGCAGCAGACCGACAAGATCACGGCGGCGATCGCGGCGCTCGAGCGTACCGTCCGGGCGCTCTCGGCATGA